The genomic DNA TTTAACAAGTCCGTATCGAACATCAGGAATGTTTCGCTGTTTTGCGGAATCTCAGAGTATGGACAGTGTCAGTAGTAAAGCAATTCTATTGATTGATGAGACAAAAGTGACGATTTTGTTTTTGAATTTTTTTCAAACAAAAGTCATTGATCATCTCACGTATGAGCGAACAGTGATCGAAGAGGAACAAGTAGCATTAGGTGGCGGATTATCCGTGGTCTGGCGTTTTTCCGCTGGTAGAAAGCACTGGCGGTTTCGTATTATGAAAAAAATCATCCCTTTAGGTGATGAACAAAGAGAATTTTTGATGCAACTCGAGTAAGGATATCACTTACGAAAAAAAGAAGAACACTAGCAACGATATTGTCGTTGCATAGTCGTTCTTCTTTTTTATTAAAACCGTGTGATGATGTCATCTAAAATAGCAATCAATTCTTCTTTCTCCACGTTTAAATGACCATTGATCCATTCGGCTAAGACGCTAGTAGTTCCGGAAATAGAAAAAAGGACTTCTACTTTATTTTTGATATCTTTCATATCTAATTGTTCTTCGTCCATGACTTTTTTCATTAGAATCTGTCGAAGCTGCACAGATAGATCATCATTTAAAAAATCATTGAATAAAAAATGAAAGACCTCTTTGTTTTCATCTACATGATTCACTAATGCATGAACGAATAAACGAAAGTCATATTGTTCGTTTTTAGGGTATTTTTGATCGAATATATCCGTCAATGTATCGATTGTTTCCTCGAGGATTTTTGATCGAAGGTCGTAAATATCCTCATAGTGAGTATAAAACGTCCCTCTTCCGATATCTGCTTGTTGTGAAAGCTCCGCAATCGTGATTTTATTGATGGGTTTTTCTTTCGTTAAATCTAAAAAGGCTTGTTTGATTGCTTGCTTCGTTCGGGTGCTTCGACGATCCATATGTATCTCCTTTTTTAGACAGTATCTTCCTAAGTGTTCATTATTGAACAGATGTTGAATCATTGCCTATAGGAAGTCGCTTTTTGAGTAATTATAATAAAGTTACGTAAAGAAATAAAGTTTTGATTCAAAAGGAGTAGATGGATATGGAAAAATTAACGATTCGTTCAATTGATAGAAAAGACTTAAATAAAGCAAGTGAATTTGCAGCACAAGGGATGAATTTTTCGAGCTATACAGAAAATCCTATCGCACTTTATCTCTATCGTCAGTATGCACTTACAGGTGCATTGATGAAATCAACAGTCACATTAGGTGCGTATCTAGACGGTCAATTTGTCGGCTTTCTTTTTGCTCGCTTCGATGGGGAAACGAAAGTATCTGTTTCATGGGGAAGACGCCTGTTTATCAACGTAGTGGAAAAATTGATGGGATTGACCGGCTATCAAGATGCAATAGGTATTTATGATCAAGCCAATCAAACAATGTATCATGAATTTGCATCTAATCATCCAGAAGGCGAAGTCACTTATTTTGCCGTTGATCCCACATTGAAAGGTAAGCGGATTGGCTCACGCTTGTTAGAAGAAATAGAGAAACGTTATAAAAATAAGCGAATATTTCTCTATACAGACTCTAACTGCAACTACCAATTTTACTTAAAAAAAGGATTCACCATTTTTGGTCGCCAACCAATCGATCTAGGTGGAGGAGAATCAATGACCTGTTACTTACTAAGCACCACCTTATGATCGAAAACTCTAGTGATTAGACGACGTATAACGTTGACTCAGTGATGAGTCGGCGTTTATTTGTATTTTTACACGCTTGATTTGTAAGAGTAAGTTGCAGAAAAAAAACAACAGTTCCTTTATAATCAAAGAGAGATCGTTTTCGGTTGGTACTCATAGCAATGATCCAGCTAAAAAAAACGATCAATCACCGATTTTAGAAAGGAAGAAAATAGATGACATTATTATCTCAAATTTTAGTTACACTTGTTGCCTTGGAATTTCTTTATATCATGTATATTGAAACTTTTGCGACGGAATCTGCCACAACTAGTCGAGTATTCAACATGCCGAAGGAAGAATTACAACGTCAGTCAGTACAGACTTTATTTAAGAATCAGGGGATCTATAATGGTTTACTTGGTGTGGCATTGGTGTACGGCGCTTATTTTTCAAATGCACCAAAAGAAATCACGGGGCTATTGCTGATCTATATTTTGCTTGTAGCTGCTTATGGTAGCTTGACTAGTGATCGCTTGATCATCGTCAAACAAGGTGGGTTAGCAGCGATTGCACTCATTACGTTATTCTTTTAGGATATAATGGAAAAACAGCTGAAAAAATTATGAAAGTTTGTGAAAAAACTTACTTTAATCAACAAAATATGCTATCCTGTAACGTGCATTTCATCAATTTTTTATGAAAATGGGGTAGTAGTGTTGTTAAAGAATTATATTGGTTTATTGAAAAAAGAATTTTCTGGTTATAATCTTTCGGTATTTCAAAAAGATTTATTGGCAGGTATTACAGTCGCGGCGGTTGCCTTACCACTCGCTTTAGCCTTCGGTGTTTCAAGTGGGGCAGATGCAGCTGCTGGTCTGATCACTGCTGTAATTGCTGGTCTAGTCATTGGTGGTTTATCTGGTGGGTTCTATCAGATTTCTGGTCCTACTGGCGCGATGGCAGCAATCTTGATGTCGATTGCCGCAAAACAAGGAATGCAAGGTGTCTTGCTGGCTACTTTTTTGGCTGGAGTTCTTTTACTCGCTGCGGGTGTCTTGCGATTAGGAACGCTGACTTCATTTATCCCTGCACCTGTCATCACAGGGTTTACTTCTGGTATTGCAATCATTATTGCTTTAGGTCAGATCGATAATTTATTCGGTGTTCACTCAGAAGGGGCCAATGTGATGGAAAAATTGGCTAGTTATCAAAACTTAGGCTTTGAAATTTCTTTGCCAACGATTTTAATGGGAAGTTTGGTCATTATTGGGATGCTGATCTATCCTAAAAAATGGGGGCAAAAGATACCAAGCTCATTGTTGGCAATCATCCTCACAACTACGTTGATGATGATCGTTGATTGGCCAATTGCGACCGTAGGGGAAATTCCCCAAACGTTGATCAGTAGTAACCGTTTGGTACTTGGTGATTTTAGTTTGTCTGCGATCCAAACAGTGATTGTGCCAGCAATCAGCATTGCACTGTTAGGTATGATCGAAAGTTTGTTGTGTGGTGCCTCGGCAGGCCGAATGGCGAATCGTCAGTTAGATAGTAATCAGGAGTTGGTCGCACAAGGAATTGGTAATCTACTGTTACCATTTTTTGGTGGGATTCCAGCTACAGCAGCCATTGCTCGAACGAGTGTCGCAATCAAATCCGGTGCTCAAACCAGAGTAGCTGGAATGATCCATGCAATCGTATTGTTTCTATCCATGCTTATTTTTGCACCAATCATGTCGAACATTCCGATGCCAGCATTAGCAGGCGTATTGATCGTCACTGCTTGGCGTATGAATGAATGGGAAACGATCAAAGAACTATTCGCTAAAAGATACTGGTCAGCGCTTCTTCTATTTTTCTTGACGATGGGGTGTACAGTGATTTTTGATCTTAGTATTGCGATCGTTATAGGAATTATCAGTGGGTGTGTATTTTTTATTGTTAAGAGTGCAGCCATCACGATTTCAGTAGAGGAAATCGACTGGCAGCGAATGAGTTTGCCGGAAACGAAAAAGTTGGATAATTGGGCAGTTGTTTATATCAGTGGTCCTTTATTCTTCATGTCCGCCGAACGATTGAAAGCGACGTTAACAGAATTAGCAGATAAAGAAGGAATCATTTTTTCAATGCGTGGGGTGCCAAGTATTGATTTGACGGCGCAAAGTTTATTTGAAGAATTTCAAGAAAAAGCTGCTATAAAAGAACAAACGATTATTTACACCTCGTTACAACCAGAAGTGGAAAAGCAATTGCAACATCTTTGGGAAAAACAAAAGACAGAACAACATCTTACGGTGGCTCATGCGCTGGCCTCTTTACACAAACAAACTATGTTAGATAGTGAAATATAGTCAGTTGGTTCGCTAAAAAAATTGTGACTGCCGCCTGTTCTAAGGTAAAATAAGTTTATAGACGTTTGGGAGGTAGGAATGGATGAACATCAAACAAGTGAGTGAAGAAAAAGGAATCTCTGCGGATACGTTACGCTACTATGAACGAATCGGTTTGATCCCACCGGTGAACCGAACAAACGGAGGTATCCGGGATTATACTGAAGAAGATTTACGTTGGGTCGATTTCACCTTATGTATGCGTAGTGCGGGTTTGTCGATCGAATCTTTGACTGAATATATTCGTTTATATAGCGCCGGTGATGAAACAATCCTTGCTCGTAGGGATCTTCTTATGGAAGAAAGTGAACAATTGGCAAAAAAAATTGCAGAGATGCAAGCTTGTCAGGAACGTCTCCAAAAGAAAATCGCGCGTTATAATCAAGACTTAGTCAAAGGAGATCCAATCTTAGTTTGATCTAGTCGCTAAAACTAAGAACCAACCAATCGATCATGATTTGTGAGACTGGTTGGTTCTTTTGCTGTCTTTACTTTTTTTCAGCAAGTATTTTTCCAAGTTTTTGCCAATCTTCTAAAATCGTTTCTGTCAGCGTTCGATTATAAAAAATGGCCGCTGGGTGGAAGAGTGGAAGAACACGATACTGTTTAGTGGAAAATTGATAAGCATCATGCGGTGGATTTAACTCTAAGACTGGTCCGGTATATAGTTTTCCGTGATTTTTTGAAATTGTATAGCCATTACCTAATAAACGTTGCAGTCCAATATTGCCTAGCGTGGCAATCAAAGAGGGCTGTATATGTTGTAGTTCGTAATCTAAGATTGGTGCATGAGCAAAAACTTCCGTTTTACTTGGCGTTCGATTCGGATAAACGATCTCTGATTTTTTTGTCCGTCCATTGATGCGTTGGACGATTCGATAAGGACGGCTTCTGACAGCGCTAGTAATATACACTTCATCCCGAGATAACCCGACTGATTTTAGTGCATTCA from Enterococcus mundtii includes the following:
- a CDS encoding TetR/AcrR family transcriptional regulator gives rise to the protein MDRRSTRTKQAIKQAFLDLTKEKPINKITIAELSQQADIGRGTFYTHYEDIYDLRSKILEETIDTLTDIFDQKYPKNEQYDFRLFVHALVNHVDENKEVFHFLFNDFLNDDLSVQLRQILMKKVMDEEQLDMKDIKNKVEVLFSISGTTSVLAEWINGHLNVEKEELIAILDDIITRF
- a CDS encoding GNAT family N-acetyltransferase, with the translated sequence MEKLTIRSIDRKDLNKASEFAAQGMNFSSYTENPIALYLYRQYALTGALMKSTVTLGAYLDGQFVGFLFARFDGETKVSVSWGRRLFINVVEKLMGLTGYQDAIGIYDQANQTMYHEFASNHPEGEVTYFAVDPTLKGKRIGSRLLEEIEKRYKNKRIFLYTDSNCNYQFYLKKGFTIFGRQPIDLGGGESMTCYLLSTTL
- a CDS encoding DUF1304 domain-containing protein, coding for MTLLSQILVTLVALEFLYIMYIETFATESATTSRVFNMPKEELQRQSVQTLFKNQGIYNGLLGVALVYGAYFSNAPKEITGLLLIYILLVAAYGSLTSDRLIIVKQGGLAAIALITLFF
- a CDS encoding SulP family inorganic anion transporter, translated to MLKNYIGLLKKEFSGYNLSVFQKDLLAGITVAAVALPLALAFGVSSGADAAAGLITAVIAGLVIGGLSGGFYQISGPTGAMAAILMSIAAKQGMQGVLLATFLAGVLLLAAGVLRLGTLTSFIPAPVITGFTSGIAIIIALGQIDNLFGVHSEGANVMEKLASYQNLGFEISLPTILMGSLVIIGMLIYPKKWGQKIPSSLLAIILTTTLMMIVDWPIATVGEIPQTLISSNRLVLGDFSLSAIQTVIVPAISIALLGMIESLLCGASAGRMANRQLDSNQELVAQGIGNLLLPFFGGIPATAAIARTSVAIKSGAQTRVAGMIHAIVLFLSMLIFAPIMSNIPMPALAGVLIVTAWRMNEWETIKELFAKRYWSALLLFFLTMGCTVIFDLSIAIVIGIISGCVFFIVKSAAITISVEEIDWQRMSLPETKKLDNWAVVYISGPLFFMSAERLKATLTELADKEGIIFSMRGVPSIDLTAQSLFEEFQEKAAIKEQTIIYTSLQPEVEKQLQHLWEKQKTEQHLTVAHALASLHKQTMLDSEI
- a CDS encoding MerR family transcriptional regulator, which codes for MNIKQVSEEKGISADTLRYYERIGLIPPVNRTNGGIRDYTEEDLRWVDFTLCMRSAGLSIESLTEYIRLYSAGDETILARRDLLMEESEQLAKKIAEMQACQERLQKKIARYNQDLVKGDPILV
- a CDS encoding uracil-DNA glycosylase, which encodes MDYPKHLIDEATRRIQGHRVEGFVAGQGPIRPKLMLVGEAPGKTEIENHIPFSGQAGKELMNALKSVGLSRDEVYITSAVRSRPYRIVQRINGRTKKSEIVYPNRTPSKTEVFAHAPILDYELQHIQPSLIATLGNIGLQRLLGNGYTISKNHGKLYTGPVLELNPPHDAYQFSTKQYRVLPLFHPAAIFYNRTLTETILEDWQKLGKILAEKK